A region of the Ranitomeya variabilis isolate aRanVar5 chromosome 5, aRanVar5.hap1, whole genome shotgun sequence genome:
CACCCTATTGTGGCAGCGCATTTGGACAGAGGACTTCAGTGAACATCCCTTTTTACTATCCCACCTCACATCATATATAGTCAAACTTGTATCTGTACAAAAACATTCTTTCACTGAGTAAAAGAGTTTCTTGAGTATCCATTACAGTTCTTCTCTGATGTCACGAGATATAACGGTGTCACCTTCTGTATTCGGAGGTGGAGCCAGAATTTGAAGGGTCCTCTGGTTCCAGTGGCAGAGATGGAGGTTTTGAGACTTGAGAAGTGGAGCCTTATATAAAACAAAGTTATGGATGTTATGAATTCTCATCAAAgtagtttcattaaaaaaaaaaaaaagttgttgggTTTAATGTCTCACCTGAAGGCAGAGGAGCCTTACTGTATCCTGCTGCAGAAGACATTGCCCTTCCTAGAGCTTGATTAGACCCCAGAGGTGTCTGCTCGGCACTTGGACCTTTAACTGCAGCACGCTGCTTGGCCTTCTGGTCTTTTGTCTGCTTTGTCCACACCAGACTCTCTCCAACTTGCAATGCAGCCCCCAACTTCTGTGCCATATCAACCATCTAAGTAAGGAAGCCCACATGGGGAAGGTTTTAGACATGCTGCCAAAATAAACTGATTTTGAAACAATTCAGGAGCATGCCTAGTTCCCACCAAAACAACATATGGTCATATAGTCCGGTAAAATACTTTATGCTAAACTCTGAAATGTATCACTAGACTAGAGCAATCAAAGTATGCTTTACATTAGAAATAGCGATATCCTGATAATCTGTGATATCAGTGCACAAAATGGGTTTTGAAAATCCTAGAAGAGATTTATTTCTCACACTAAACGTATCTCAGTGTTTTGCTATTGTTTGCATCTTATTATTCGCACCTCAGGGTCAAATTCAGATGAAGTCTCTCTGAGGACACCGACTTTTCGCTCCAGCTCCTGGTACTGGGCCAAGGCTCCCTTCTTATCACCCTGGTTATACAGCAGAATAGCAAAGTTCAAATTCACAAGGGGATCAGTCCTGAGAAAGAGAGAACGCGAGAATATGaataaaagatggaaaaaacaacaACATTCAGGTAAACAAAGGAATAAGtaataaataatgaaaaagaaACGTTCTGCTCGCTCACTGGTCCAGACTGGCTGCCTGCTGGTATGAGCTCTTCGCATTCTCAGTATCTTCCAGGTAAGTAAGTGacacttaaaaagaaaaaaaagagaacgtGCGGTAAGAAGGAGTCGAGAGAGCAGGAACAGCCGGGATGTAACATTCTGTATATACCACCTGCCAAAAGCATGTAAAGTGTTGCATTTCCATGGTGTAGGGAGATGGCTGCACTCAGAAAATGGAAGGCGGAGGCGTACTGCTGCATGCTAAGATGAACAAGCCCAAGATTGTATAAAACCCTCCAGTCAAATGGGGAAAGGTAAAGGGCGCGCTTCAGACAACTGATGGCCTGTAAGAAAAATGCCGCATATAAGCACAAGGAAAAAAATGGGCACGAACGTGGGGATTTATATAGAAGACACATTACATGTCATTTCTTGCTCTGTCAAAGAGCATTTTTAATCACAGTAAATCATAACACAGCATCCTTTAGACGACCACCACTAGCACATTTCTTATTTAAAGCAGTAGTAGTTTTATTAGCTAGACGAAGACATCACTAAGAGACCCATAACGCATGTAACAAACTGCTCCAATATGGCAGGGAGAAAAAACGGACAAGTTGGTTCAagcgtaaaaaaaaatgaaaattacccAATTATGTCTAAAGATTCACCAGATGATGGGACCAATGCTCagaacaaataattttttttttcagtttttttacccAGCTTTGTATAACACCTTTGTTTTggtgatctattgattaaaatgtagttTGTTTGTGCGAACATGTGTTCCcatctgcaggcaggatgttataaataggaggagctgatcagatgtcaatcactgagtaggaccgcccactggactcatacatacACAAGTCAGGGACTTTCATGAGTAACATACAAATTAGagtgaatcttttcccacaaagcTAAACATCATTGTGCTCAGTTTCCCCTTCTCTATACCATGCTGTCCCTAAATGAGACTGCAACTTCaatgtgacaggtttcctttaatgttcCAATATGAGCATTAATCTATTATTAATCTTTCATAAGAAAGACTCAAAGTTGAAAACTGTATACAGATCTGTTGATCTACAGAATTGTA
Encoded here:
- the BBS4 gene encoding BBSome complex member BBS4 isoform X6, whose translation is MTLGKIQLMEGDMEGAIQTYLQALQLSPESTELLTTLGLLYLQNGLYQKAFEYLGNALTYDPSNYKGILAAGCMMQSHGDYDVALSKYRVAASSVPESSPLWNNIGMCFYGKKKYVAAISCLKRALYLSPFDWRVLYNLGLVHLSMQQYASAFHFLSAAISLHHGNATLYMLLAVSLTYLEDTENAKSSYQQAASLDQTDPLVNLNFAILLYNQGDKKGALAQYQELERKVGVLRETSSEFDPEMVDMAQKLGAALQVGESLVWTKQTKDQKAKQRAAVKGPSAEQTPLGSNQALGRAMSSAAGYSKAPLPSGSTSQVSKPPSLPLEPEDPSNSGSTSEYRR